The following coding sequences are from one bacterium window:
- the gatC gene encoding Asp-tRNA(Asn)/Glu-tRNA(Gln) amidotransferase subunit GatC, whose translation MDEKTVRHIAKLARLGLTAEEIERFRSQLGEILAYVESLQGVDIEGVPPFSDISPPRVPWREDAVTNPRSATGELGQAPRVVDGQIETPSPLGDG comes from the coding sequence ATGGACGAGAAAACCGTGCGGCACATCGCGAAGCTGGCCCGGCTGGGTCTGACCGCCGAGGAAATCGAGCGCTTCCGGAGCCAGCTCGGCGAGATTCTGGCCTACGTCGAGTCGCTGCAGGGCGTGGACATCGAAGGCGTGCCGCCGTTCAGCGACATCTCGCCGCCCCGCGTCCCCTGGCGCGAGGACGCCGTGACGAACCCCCGCTCGGCTACCGGCGAGCTCGGCCAGGCCCCGCGGGTCGTGGACGGGCAGATAGAGACCCCCTCCCCCCTGGGTGACGGCTAG